DNA sequence from the Myxocyprinus asiaticus isolate MX2 ecotype Aquarium Trade chromosome 3, UBuf_Myxa_2, whole genome shotgun sequence genome:
CATTAACTGAAAAGCAAGAGAGATGAACATTTGCTGGAACatatttatatacacttagggaaaaaaattatatacgtTTCATCACAGAGGAACACAAAGCGGTCAAAGTCGTTAAAACTTGGCTCCCGACTTCCATGATCAAGCAATAAAATCCAAAGGTCTGTTGAAACCACCTTTCCTGTTCATGTATTGCCTGCAAGAGAAATATGATTACATCATTGATCTCCTCCTGCACCAAAACATTACATCACGGCCAACCAATGAGAATGTTTGTCATTTTGCTGAGTAGTACCTGCAGAGGTGATTGGCCACTTAACTGTTGCTGGGATATaaactttgtgatttttttttttaaagcatgccatttgtgcatgtaaaaatcATTATAGGAGGAATAAAGCCAAGGATCCGCTCTAAAAATTATCACAGATCACAGAACTTCAAATCAATGGATGTGATCGGGTTAAATTAAATATGATCATAATTACTCATACAGACCTGTATTTTCTCTTCTGAGACACATTGATCGCGGATGCATTAGCAGAACCCTCTTTCTTCTTACCCTGTCAAACAAAAATGATGACAACCACCACCATTATgtgcaaatgcttttataaattaCTGAGCAGTAAGAAATTATCAGTGAATACCATGAGGACAGCACaggatatttataatttaatcaacAAATTAAGTTATCTTCATAGGTCTTTAACAGTTATACATACTAATTGTACACTTTGTCTAGCTGTGCCATCTTGTGGCTAGTTTGAGGACTGGCTCTGCCACTCGAAAGAGCTGCAAGAACAATATGTACTTTTGCACATGACCAATGGCCCCTGAGAGAACGCTCTCTGATACTTTacatcattaaaaagtttaatacaCCAAGTGCTCTATTTGGTTTTTTTTTGACTCAaagaataaacaacaacaacgcCCAAGTAAACACCCTACCTTTGTGCTTTCAAAGGATCCAAACCCCATCAGTTTCATCATCTCTATTTCCTCCTCTGTCTTTCCCTGCATGTCCTCAGCTACATAAACAATCAGATGAGACATAAATTCAAAAGTGTCATATATGGGTTAATTCCTGATTTATGCAATTCCCAGTGCCTCAAATAAACACTGTTTAATCCTTAATTTCTAcgatgacatctgaaactgaaaactattgattttaaatgaagctgcatccaagccgctaggtgtcagtgtaagtccaagatgacaaagacaaaagttactgagtgcacctttaaaaggaaTGTCCAGGTTTAATAACAATAACcaaatcgacagcatctgtggcatctCCATTACCAAAGAACATAATTGACTCATACCCGAGTTTGTATAAATGaacaaaattgtgtttacagtgatgcacttgcaGTGTAAATGTGACATGGCATTCCAAGGGGTTTAAAAGAAATATGACTATAAAGTCATTGCATGGCTATAtgctttattttatgattttgcaAGTGATGTGGCTGAAACAGCCAATAatgttaaataagtgtccaaatatttttgagcATGTAGTAGAACTTTGCACAGAGAAGGTTAAAAAGATTTTATCATCATAGTCccaaaattctatcatcatttacgctccctcatgccatcccatatgtgtgactttttcttctgctgaacacaaagatttttgaaagaatatttcagctctgtaggtccatacaatgcaagtgaatggtggccagaattttgaaggtccaaaaagcacataaatgcagcataaaagtaattccataaaactccagtggttaaatccatcttcagaagcaatatgattagtgtgggtgagaaacagatatttttaAGGCCTTTTCTACTTTAAATtatcctcccttcccagtaggtggcgagaTTCACAAATAATGCGAATCGACAAAAACAAGAGCatgaaagagaaagtggagatttagggtgtAATCTAatcaaaagtgatcatccctatgccctactcactacaaagAACAAAGCTCTTAATGTGGGAAATCTGAAGAGAGCATGGcacaacattttgaatgtactctTCACTAAAAGACTTGTAAAAGCCCCTGAAgtgaaaaattaacttttttacttttgtttggaatgacacttcgagtggcgtcccctttcCGAAGTGCCCTTCAGGGccaaaaaaatgctgtttggGAAAAtgtgtttatagtaaaaaaagaacattaaggtgcactcagtaacttttgtctttgtgtcattttggactctcaataattttcagtttcagatgccattgtagaaatgcagtattcatagtcagccatgattactttaatcaatgatttaaagtgtcaaataacaggatggttaatgagattaagcgagtagtattcaggtggtcatgtgattctaacatggcagcccccataagtggaccctctccatgtagaataaaacagcttttataaggttactgatatgactggatatgagtggtcatgatttcctacatatattgcaaaattacaattcatgtctttgagttcaacttttttaatgaggaaaaaattactgagtgcacccttAAAtgatgtttctcacacacacctattataATCGCTTATGAagacaaggatttaaccacttggagtcttatggattactttaatgctgcctttatgctctggccaccattcacttgcattaaatggacctacagagctgagatacttttctaaaaatctttgtgttctgcagaagaaagtcatacacatctgggatggcatgagggtgagtaaatgatgagaattttcatttttgggtgaactatacctataacttgtattgaaccttaaATTCcttttctgacttcaactgtaagtttacatacacttaggttaaagtcattaaaactcatttttgaaccactccacagatttcatattagcaaactatagttttggcaagtcgtttaagacatctactttgtgcatgacatgagaaatttttccaacaattgtttacagacagattgtttcacttttaattgactatatcacaattctactgggtcagaagtttacttacactaagttatctgtgcctttaagcagcttggaaaattcccaaaaatgatgtcaagactttagacaattagcttctgataggctaattggagtcaattggaggtgtacctgtggatgtattttaagggctaccttcaaactcagtgcctctttgcttgatatcatgtgaaaatcaaaataaatcagcccaGACCACAGATAAAAATCTGGATCatgcttgggagcaatttccaaatgcctgaaggtaccacgttcatctgtacatacaagaatacgcaagtataaacaccatgggaccacgcagccatcataccactcaggaaggagacacattccgactcctagagatgaacgtagtttggtgcgaaaagtgcaaatcaatcccagaacaacagcaaaggaccatgtgaagatgctggaggaaacaggtagacaggtatctatatccacagtaaaacgagtcctatatcgacataatctgaaaggctgctcagcaaggaagaagccactgctccaaaaccaccataaaaaagccagacttcagtttgcaacagcacatggggacaaagatcttagtttttggagaaatgtcctctggtctgatgaaacaaaaatttactgtttggccataatgaccatcattatatttggaggaaaaagggtgaggcttgcaagctgaagaacacatcccaaccgtgaagcatgggggtggcagcatcatgttgtgggggtgctttgttgcaggagggactggtgcacttcacaaaatagatggcatcatgaggaagggaaattatgtggatatattgaagcaacatctcaagacatcagataTGAAGCTAAAGCTCGGTCAAAAATgtttcttccaaatggacaatgaccccaagcatacctcaaaagttgtggcaaaatggcttaaggacaacaaagtcaaggtattggaatggccatcacaaagccctgacctcaatccgatagaaaatttgtgggcagaactgaaaaaagcgtgcgtgagcaaggaggcctacaaagctgactcaattacaccagttctgtctggaggaatgggccaaaataccagcaacttattgtgagaagcttgtggaaggctccccaaaatcgtttgatccaagttaaacaatttaaaggcaatgctaccaaatactaacaaaatgcatgtaaacttctgacccacttggaatgtgatgaaagaaataaaagctgaaataaatcattctctctactattatcctgacatttcacattcttaaaataaagcagtgatcctaactgacctaagacagggaatgttttctacgattaaatgtcagaaattgtgaaaaactgagtttaaatgtatttggctaaggtatatgtaaacttctgaccaactgtaTATAAACAGAGTGGTCAATGCAAAGACACTATATGGGATTTTATTGTCTTGTATAAAGAGGCACAAATTTTTGACAAACTATCAACCTGATATTTGATGGACCTTTGCAGGTTTTTCCTTCCCTTCCTTCTTTTCATCCTCCCGTCTGTCCTTCTGCCGCACTGGAGACTGGGAGGAGGAGAGGTGTCGCCGTGGAGATCTGCAT
Encoded proteins:
- the snrnp27 gene encoding U4/U6.U5 small nuclear ribonucleoprotein 27 kDa protein; this translates as MGRSRSRTPPRRERRRSRSSSRDRERRRRERERSRSRDRDRRKSRSRSPHRRRSRSPRRHLSSSQSPVRQKDRREDEKKEGKEKPAKVHQISAEDMQGKTEEEIEMMKLMGFGSFESTKGKKKEGSANASAINVSQKRKYRQYMNRKGGFNRPLDFIA